A genome region from Labrus mixtus chromosome 9, fLabMix1.1, whole genome shotgun sequence includes the following:
- the mpzl3 gene encoding myelin protein zero-like protein 3: MRRLCQRNTALDVVLLLCSVSFLAPSSVSSISVMTPPELHASRGETVTLSCTFTSTSRPTSKMTVDWSYRPQSGGPPQTFFHFSSRSFPPLEGQFMGRIKWQGSPARGEASISLINATLKDNGTYTCSVRNPPDVHGSPNSHTVLSVTPKAPSIRFSDVAVLLAFILLPSAVITLILIGRMLCPKKQHNQSKGYRSPIEVTEGEEYGIHPPAGKAKKTSCCYLYLMDSEDENGYSDLTKRPPVDEGYAESQC; the protein is encoded by the exons ctccttccTCGGTCTCCTCCATCTCAGTGATGACCCCCCCAGAGCTCCATGCATCCAGAGGGGAGACCGTCACATTGTCCTGCACTTTCACTTCAACCAGTAGGCCGACCAGTAAGATGACCGTGGACTGGTCTTACAGGCCCCAGAGTGGAGGGCCGCCACAAACA TTTTTCCACTTCTCCTCACGGTCGTTCCCTCCGCTCGAGGGTCAGTTTATGGGTCGTATCAAATGGCAGGGAAGCCCGGCACGTGGGGAAGCCTCCATCTCTCTGATCAACGCCACGTTGAAAGACAACGGGACGTACACATGCTCAGTCAGGAACCCTCCGGACGTCCACGGCTCGCCGAATTCACACACTGTCCTCAGTGTCACACCAAAGG CGCCCAGCATTCGCTTCTCCGATGTTGCTGTCCTGCTGGCTTTCATCCTCCTCCCCTCGGCCGTCATCACCCTCATTCTGATTGGGCGGATGCTCTGCCCCAAGAAACAGCATAACCAATCAAAGGGCTACAGGTCGCCCATAGAGGTCACGGAGGG GGAGGAGTACGGCATCCACCCACCAGCGGGCAAAGCAAAGAAGACCAGCTGTTGTTACCTATATCTCATG GACTCAGAGGATGAAAACGGTTACAGCGACCTCACAAAGAGGCCCCCTGTGGATGAAGGCTACGCTGAGTCTCAGTGCTAG